In Chryseobacterium camelliae, one DNA window encodes the following:
- a CDS encoding GNAT family N-acetyltransferase, which produces MEFLHVTSPDDYRAKKIYESYSSSFPEDERRDWYKFVSLFPHPTVKVISVLHETDNVGYLILWELSNFVFVEHFEVFSEFRNQKLGSKITDYLFKNHPRIILEIEPESLGEDAKRRYSFYQRNGFNLIDEMYVQPSYGEGKKSLNLWLLANYIPANVQETKDEIYDIVYH; this is translated from the coding sequence ATGGAATTTTTGCATGTCACTTCTCCCGATGATTACCGGGCAAAAAAAATTTACGAATCCTATTCTTCCTCATTTCCTGAAGATGAGCGAAGAGACTGGTATAAATTTGTCAGCCTTTTCCCGCATCCCACAGTTAAAGTAATATCCGTACTGCACGAAACCGATAATGTCGGCTACCTGATTTTATGGGAGCTGAGTAATTTTGTTTTTGTGGAACACTTTGAAGTTTTCTCTGAATTCAGAAACCAGAAATTAGGCTCTAAAATCACAGATTACCTATTCAAGAACCATCCGAGGATTATCCTTGAAATTGAGCCTGAAAGCCTGGGAGAAGACGCTAAGCGGCGCTATTCTTTCTATCAGCGCAATGGCTTTAATCTTATTGATGAAATGTATGTACAGCCGAGCTACGGAGAAGGAAAAAAATCCCTCAACCTTTGGCTGCTGGCCAATTATATTCCTGCCAATGTTCAGGAAACCAAAGATGAGATTTATGATATTGTCTACCATTAG
- a CDS encoding PspC family transcriptional regulator, which produces MLDNIRHKMEREWFGVLTRTGAKLGIPVSKLRVFFIYSTFATAGFFFLIYVGLAFTLWIKDIFITRRPGVFDL; this is translated from the coding sequence ATGCTTGATAATATTCGTCATAAAATGGAAAGAGAATGGTTCGGAGTATTAACGAGGACCGGTGCTAAACTGGGCATCCCAGTCTCTAAACTCAGAGTATTTTTTATTTATTCCACTTTTGCCACTGCCGGTTTTTTTTTCCTGATCTATGTAGGACTGGCCTTTACATTATGGATTAAAGATATTTTCATTACCAGAAGACCAGGTGTTTTTGATTTATAA
- a CDS encoding DUF2851 family protein, translating to MTEKLLQYLWNHKVFRHFDFKDIEGNPVDIISFGTWNSDSGPDFLNAKIKFGNITLAGHVELHIKSSDWIFHQHSQDPNYKNIILHAVLHHDTDIQELRNNNIPTLELKNYIDDEIVRKYSQQLNGKQFIACENILSAKDIPVNFHDENILKKLQKKAEEAEVSLERYKNNFEAILFHNLAYSFGLKVNAAVFRTIAESVDFSVIQKIRQNRMQMEALLFGIAGWLDRPKDEMMHTWRREFDFLKVKFKIPEIVFRPKFLRLRPPNFPTIRLSQLASLYGQQNLFSKLIFTDQVNPIYDLLSSVKASDYWDTQFNFAKPTEITYPKTLSDEFINLIILNTILPLKYIYNRYHHEETADQILTLYHQLPAENNSVIEQWKKLGVPVHTALESQSLIFHYKNYCEEKNCLNCSIGFKLLKGL from the coding sequence ATGACGGAAAAATTACTTCAATATCTTTGGAACCATAAGGTTTTCAGACATTTTGACTTCAAGGATATTGAAGGAAATCCCGTTGATATCATCAGTTTCGGAACTTGGAATTCAGATTCCGGGCCGGATTTTCTGAATGCTAAAATTAAATTCGGGAATATTACACTCGCCGGCCATGTCGAACTGCACATTAAATCTTCAGACTGGATCTTCCACCAGCATTCCCAGGATCCTAACTATAAAAATATCATTCTGCATGCTGTCCTCCATCATGATACTGACATACAAGAGCTCAGAAACAATAATATCCCTACTCTTGAGCTTAAGAATTACATTGATGATGAGATCGTAAGGAAATATTCGCAACAACTTAACGGAAAGCAATTCATAGCCTGTGAGAATATTTTAAGTGCAAAGGATATCCCGGTAAATTTCCATGATGAAAATATACTGAAAAAGCTGCAGAAAAAGGCCGAGGAAGCTGAGGTCAGCCTGGAGCGCTACAAAAATAATTTTGAAGCAATACTATTCCATAACCTGGCTTATTCTTTCGGGCTGAAGGTAAATGCGGCTGTTTTCAGGACTATAGCTGAAAGCGTAGATTTTTCTGTCATTCAGAAGATCCGGCAGAACAGGATGCAGATGGAAGCCCTGCTGTTTGGTATTGCAGGATGGCTGGATCGGCCTAAGGATGAAATGATGCACACCTGGAGAAGAGAATTTGACTTTCTAAAGGTTAAATTTAAAATTCCTGAAATTGTATTCCGCCCAAAATTCCTGCGCTTACGTCCACCTAATTTTCCTACCATCCGTTTATCACAACTGGCCAGTCTCTACGGACAGCAGAACTTGTTTTCAAAACTGATCTTTACAGATCAGGTGAATCCCATTTATGATTTACTTTCTTCAGTAAAGGCATCAGACTACTGGGATACCCAGTTTAATTTTGCCAAACCCACAGAGATTACATATCCTAAAACACTAAGCGATGAATTTATAAACCTAATTATACTGAATACCATACTTCCGCTAAAATATATCTACAACAGATATCATCATGAAGAAACGGCAGATCAAATCCTAACATTATACCATCAGTTACCTGCTGAAAATAATTCGGTTATAGAACAGTGGAAAAAGCTAGGTGTACCGGTGCATACCGCTCTGGAAAGCCAAAGCCTTATTTTTCATTATAAAAATTATTGTGAAGAAAAAAATTGCTTAAATTGCAGTATCGGATTTAAACTGTTAAAAGGATTGTAG
- the bshA gene encoding N-acetyl-alpha-D-glucosaminyl L-malate synthase BshA, protein MKIGILCYPTYGGSGIVATELGMSLANKGYEVHFISSALPARLDITNPNIFFHRVNVQTYPLFQYQPYDIALSSMIYRVVNLYKLDLLHAHYAIPYAYAAFTAKQMLKEDDNDIPLVTTLHGTDITLVGQHPSYKHAVEFSINQSDAITSVSESLKKDTLQFFNIKKDIQVITNFIDNSEFDGHSDCQRSQFANPDEKILIHVSNLRPVKRISEVLQIFKSVQKKVKSRLIIIGEGPDMEKVNQFLEENPELISKIRLLGKVNDLYRILQLSDVFLLPSEQESFGLAALEAMAAYTPVISSNAGGIPEVNIQGETGYLAEIGNVEAMSNYTIKLLSNDDLLAKMKQNAKEQAIKFDLKNILPIYEEMYRTTIENFRKELTKA, encoded by the coding sequence ATGAAAATAGGCATACTTTGCTATCCCACCTACGGAGGAAGCGGAATTGTAGCTACAGAACTGGGAATGTCACTCGCCAACAAAGGCTATGAAGTACATTTCATAAGCTCTGCCCTTCCTGCCCGGCTGGATATCACTAACCCCAATATTTTTTTCCACCGGGTCAATGTTCAGACTTATCCGCTTTTTCAGTATCAGCCCTATGATATCGCATTAAGCTCCATGATCTACCGTGTGGTTAATCTGTACAAGCTGGACCTCCTGCATGCCCATTATGCCATTCCTTATGCTTATGCAGCATTTACAGCCAAGCAGATGCTCAAGGAGGATGATAATGACATTCCATTGGTAACTACGCTCCACGGGACCGATATTACCCTTGTAGGACAACATCCGAGCTATAAGCATGCTGTGGAATTTTCCATCAACCAGTCGGATGCCATTACTTCAGTTTCCGAAAGCCTGAAAAAAGATACGCTACAGTTTTTCAATATTAAAAAAGATATTCAGGTGATTACCAATTTTATTGATAATTCTGAATTTGACGGGCATTCTGATTGCCAAAGAAGCCAGTTTGCCAATCCGGATGAAAAGATACTTATCCATGTATCCAACCTGCGTCCTGTTAAGCGGATCAGTGAAGTACTCCAGATTTTCAAAAGTGTTCAGAAAAAGGTCAAATCCAGGCTGATCATTATTGGAGAAGGCCCTGATATGGAAAAAGTGAACCAGTTTCTGGAAGAAAATCCGGAACTGATTTCTAAAATCCGTCTTCTTGGTAAAGTGAATGACCTGTATAGAATTCTCCAGCTTTCAGATGTATTTTTGCTGCCATCCGAGCAGGAAAGTTTTGGATTAGCTGCCCTGGAAGCGATGGCTGCCTATACGCCGGTAATCAGCTCCAATGCTGGTGGAATTCCTGAAGTAAATATTCAGGGAGAAACAGGATATTTGGCGGAAATCGGTAATGTGGAAGCCATGAGCAACTACACCATCAAGCTGTTGAGTAATGATGACCTTTTAGCCAAAATGAAGCAAAATGCGAAAGAACAGGCCATAAAGTTTGATCTGAAAAACATTCTTCCTATCTATGAAGAAATGTATAGAACAACCATAGAAAATTTCAGAAAGGAGTTGACCAAAGCATAG
- a CDS encoding glycoside hydrolase family 3 protein — protein MKNSAGTLFFLFLLITIRVSSQYTPKNISKTEMDKAHQWVDATYRSLSQDEKLGQLFIVALYTNKDENHISQVRNIVINDKIGGLILMQDDAVREISLVNEFQQKSRIPLMIGMDAEWGIYQRIAAAHKFPWAMTLGAIQDKSLIYSMASKIAEDCRRMGINWDFAPVVDVNTNPDNPIIGNRSFGSDVNNVISSALPYASGLQDHQVLAAIKHFPGHGDTSTDSHLDLPVVSHSLERLNTVELAPFKALMNKGIGGVMVAHLYVPSLESGKGIPASISKSIVTGILKQQLGYKGLIITDALNMGAVANKYKPGELDALAFGAGNDIMLFSQGVAEGKRLIQKAIDNGEIPQSRVEESVKKILLTKYFLDLSRYTPVNPENINHDLNNDSHRLLVQNLYSNALTLLKDEKKLLPIASKQVYYVPLEEAPYQTFVQEMGSSVIVKRADEINSIPAHSTVMVGFHKDNSTAYKPYKISAESKRILAELSKNHPVILNVFGSPYALKDIDLSKVSTVLVSYENNDDSMTATARALKGVTKISGRLPVLVNDRLEAGLGIDLQPTQPVSAFGKTTFTTSKQL, from the coding sequence ATGAAGAATTCTGCAGGTACTTTATTTTTTCTTTTTTTACTGATTACTATCCGAGTATCTTCACAATACACGCCGAAAAATATCTCTAAGACAGAGATGGACAAGGCACACCAATGGGTTGATGCTACGTATCGTTCTCTTTCCCAAGATGAAAAGCTTGGACAGCTTTTTATTGTTGCTTTGTACACCAATAAAGATGAAAACCATATCAGCCAGGTAAGAAACATTGTTATCAATGATAAAATCGGAGGGCTGATCCTGATGCAGGATGATGCAGTACGGGAAATCAGCCTTGTAAATGAATTCCAACAGAAATCCAGAATCCCTCTTATGATCGGCATGGATGCAGAATGGGGTATATACCAGAGGATTGCTGCTGCTCATAAATTTCCATGGGCTATGACGTTAGGGGCTATTCAGGATAAAAGCCTGATCTATAGTATGGCTTCAAAAATAGCTGAAGACTGCCGCAGAATGGGAATAAACTGGGATTTTGCTCCGGTGGTGGATGTGAATACCAATCCAGACAATCCGATCATCGGTAACCGTAGCTTCGGCTCGGATGTTAATAATGTTATCAGTTCAGCATTGCCTTACGCGAGCGGCCTTCAGGATCATCAGGTCTTAGCCGCTATCAAACACTTTCCCGGACACGGAGATACCAGTACAGATTCCCATCTGGATCTTCCGGTGGTTTCCCATTCCTTAGAGCGGCTGAATACCGTTGAACTGGCCCCTTTTAAAGCTTTAATGAATAAGGGCATTGGCGGTGTAATGGTAGCCCATTTGTATGTTCCCAGCCTTGAATCAGGAAAAGGAATTCCGGCCTCTATTTCTAAAAGTATTGTAACGGGCATCCTGAAACAACAGTTGGGATATAAAGGCCTTATTATTACCGATGCTCTGAACATGGGTGCTGTGGCCAACAAATATAAACCTGGTGAATTGGATGCCTTAGCATTTGGGGCCGGTAATGATATTATGCTCTTTTCCCAAGGCGTTGCCGAAGGAAAAAGGCTCATTCAGAAAGCTATTGATAATGGGGAAATCCCGCAATCCCGGGTGGAGGAAAGTGTCAAGAAAATTCTCCTGACCAAATATTTCCTGGACCTTTCCCGGTACACTCCGGTGAATCCTGAAAATATCAACCATGACCTGAATAATGATTCACACAGACTACTGGTACAGAATTTATATTCTAACGCTCTTACACTTTTGAAAGACGAAAAAAAACTGCTCCCGATTGCCAGCAAGCAGGTGTATTACGTTCCGCTGGAAGAAGCTCCTTACCAGACTTTTGTGCAGGAGATGGGCTCTTCCGTCATTGTAAAAAGAGCCGATGAAATCAATTCTATTCCAGCGCATTCAACGGTTATGGTAGGATTCCATAAGGATAATTCCACCGCTTACAAACCGTACAAAATATCAGCAGAATCTAAAAGGATTTTAGCGGAGCTCAGCAAAAACCATCCGGTTATCCTAAATGTTTTCGGAAGTCCGTATGCATTGAAAGATATCGATCTTTCAAAGGTTTCCACTGTTCTGGTCTCTTATGAAAACAATGATGATTCCATGACCGCTACTGCAAGAGCTCTTAAGGGAGTGACAAAGATATCAGGTAGGCTGCCGGTATTGGTAAATGACAGGCTAGAAGCAGGCCTTGGAATAGATTTGCAGCCAACGCAACCAGTATCGGCATTCGGTAAAACTACATTTACAACATCAAAACAACTATAA
- the ribA gene encoding GTP cyclohydrolase II — protein sequence MIKIQAEANVPTEYGTFRMLAFSENENDWMPHMAIIAENTDFTKPVNVRFHSECITGEVFHSKKCECGQQLDAAMKYIHEHGGVIVYLRQEGRNIGIINKLKAYSLQEQGFDTVEANLKLGLPADDRNFAVAIEILNILGVKEVNLLTNNPEKVKYVTESNILLHSRIPLRIPANEISEGYLKTKKDYFGHLLDDNDN from the coding sequence ATGATTAAAATACAAGCAGAAGCCAATGTTCCTACAGAATATGGCACTTTCCGTATGCTTGCCTTCTCTGAAAATGAAAATGACTGGATGCCTCATATGGCTATTATTGCTGAAAATACAGATTTCACAAAACCTGTAAACGTACGCTTTCATTCCGAATGCATCACAGGAGAAGTATTTCATTCCAAAAAATGCGAATGTGGCCAGCAGCTGGATGCTGCCATGAAATATATCCATGAGCACGGCGGAGTTATCGTTTATCTTCGCCAGGAAGGAAGAAACATAGGCATTATCAATAAGCTTAAAGCTTACTCATTGCAGGAACAGGGCTTCGATACGGTTGAGGCCAACCTTAAGCTGGGTCTTCCTGCCGATGACAGGAATTTTGCCGTAGCAATTGAAATATTGAATATCCTGGGCGTTAAAGAAGTAAATCTTCTTACAAACAATCCTGAAAAGGTAAAATATGTAACAGAAAGCAATATTCTTCTTCATTCCAGAATCCCGTTACGGATTCCGGCTAATGAGATTAGTGAGGGATATCTGAAAACAAAAAAAGATTATTTCGGTCACCTGCTGGATGACAATGATAATTAA
- a CDS encoding DUF4254 domain-containing protein, whose protein sequence is MNFTETAWNIFNTSIEDYHAYDDVNTLINNTFPKDSLERILYAKNWIDTVQWHLEDIIRDENIDPAEALQLKRRIDSSNQHRTDLVEFIDSWFLKKYENIIPKPAAKLNTETPAWAIDRLSILALKVYHMSLEANRASASDEHRAQCQAKLDVLMAQKEDLCTSIDQLLADIENGDVKMKVYKQMKMYNDESLNPILYQKGQQK, encoded by the coding sequence ATGAATTTCACAGAAACTGCCTGGAACATCTTCAATACTTCTATTGAAGATTACCATGCATATGACGATGTTAACACTCTAATTAATAATACGTTCCCAAAAGACAGTTTGGAACGAATTTTGTATGCAAAGAACTGGATTGATACCGTTCAATGGCATTTGGAAGATATAATTAGAGATGAAAATATTGATCCGGCTGAAGCCCTTCAGCTAAAAAGAAGGATAGATTCCTCCAATCAGCACAGAACTGACCTTGTGGAATTTATAGACAGCTGGTTCCTGAAAAAGTATGAAAATATAATTCCTAAACCTGCGGCAAAACTTAATACGGAGACCCCGGCGTGGGCCATAGACCGTTTATCTATACTTGCTTTAAAGGTTTATCATATGTCATTAGAAGCCAACAGAGCATCGGCTTCAGACGAGCACAGAGCACAATGCCAGGCTAAACTGGATGTCCTTATGGCTCAGAAAGAAGATCTCTGCACTTCTATAGATCAGTTGCTTGCTGATATTGAGAACGGTGACGTTAAGATGAAGGTATACAAACAAATGAAGATGTATAACGATGAGAGTCTTAACCCAATCCTGTATCAAAAGGGGCAGCAAAAATGA
- a CDS encoding twin-arginine translocase TatA/TatE family subunit, giving the protein MNTLTMLSLSWQHILIVVLILVLLFGGKKIPELMRGVGSGIKEFKDAVKEEDKPASDKTSSTNNNSSSTPTN; this is encoded by the coding sequence ATGAACACATTAACAATGTTATCCCTGTCCTGGCAGCATATACTTATCGTAGTATTAATTTTGGTTCTACTTTTCGGAGGTAAAAAGATTCCTGAATTGATGAGAGGTGTAGGTTCCGGTATTAAAGAATTTAAAGATGCAGTAAAAGAAGAAGACAAACCAGCTTCTGACAAGACTTCTTCAACGAACAACAATTCCTCTTCTACCCCTACCAACTAA
- a CDS encoding murein hydrolase activator EnvC family protein gives MIKKFSFLIGILLFGLHYGQKDKEQLQKQNAELKKQIAQINTDLAKTRNESKLSIAYLTNVNKKLVLREKVYSNTQKEKRFIEDDIYLRQLEINRQNRELAVLRKNYAEVLVNAYKNKGVQNKVTFILSAKNMGEAIRRVQYLKQYSDYQDKKAAEITRAANQIKNTIAQKQKSVRDKEMLLVNQQKDLTTINAERAQKEQLVAEFKKNETKLTGELKQKQAQSKALEGQIRAIIAEEIRRAKAEEEAKRKAEAEKIRLAKIAAEREKARIEAEARARAEALERERLAAEAEARKATELAARRAEEERKRTEEASRAEASSRDEARKVAAKKASDEAAAKAKLASDKLAAARAAEAALEKRKEDDKKAAESKAMTNFGVSTAAGNNFAENRGRLGFPVDKGQITHRFGRQPHPVFKNIVEENNGIKISVPAGTRAKCVFPGSVSSVLANNDGTKTVIVKHGTYFTIYSNLGSVNVSKGQQVSAGTPVGTVGQDFDGSYTLDFQVWSGSTPVDPLGWVSY, from the coding sequence ATGATCAAAAAATTTAGCTTTTTAATAGGTATTCTGCTGTTTGGATTGCATTATGGGCAAAAGGACAAAGAACAGCTGCAGAAACAGAATGCTGAACTTAAAAAACAAATTGCACAAATAAATACGGATCTGGCGAAAACTAGAAATGAATCCAAGCTTTCGATCGCCTACCTTACCAATGTTAACAAAAAACTCGTTTTAAGAGAAAAGGTTTACAGCAATACGCAGAAAGAAAAGAGATTTATAGAAGATGATATTTACCTGCGCCAGCTGGAAATCAACCGGCAGAACAGGGAACTTGCAGTGCTCAGGAAAAACTATGCTGAAGTGCTTGTAAATGCCTATAAAAATAAGGGTGTACAGAATAAGGTGACCTTTATTCTATCTGCTAAAAATATGGGGGAAGCCATCAGAAGAGTTCAGTATCTTAAGCAGTACTCCGATTATCAGGATAAAAAAGCGGCAGAAATCACCCGTGCTGCCAATCAGATCAAAAATACCATTGCACAAAAGCAGAAATCTGTACGAGACAAAGAAATGCTTCTGGTCAACCAGCAAAAGGATTTGACTACTATTAATGCCGAAAGGGCTCAGAAGGAACAGTTGGTAGCAGAATTTAAAAAGAACGAAACCAAACTGACAGGAGAACTAAAGCAGAAACAGGCTCAGTCTAAAGCACTGGAAGGACAGATCAGAGCGATCATTGCTGAGGAAATCCGCAGGGCTAAAGCTGAGGAAGAGGCAAAAAGAAAGGCGGAAGCTGAAAAAATCCGTCTTGCAAAAATTGCAGCCGAAAGAGAAAAAGCAAGAATAGAAGCTGAAGCCAGGGCAAGAGCTGAAGCATTGGAAAGAGAGCGCCTTGCTGCTGAAGCAGAAGCAAGAAAAGCAACGGAACTGGCCGCAAGAAGAGCCGAAGAAGAGAGAAAAAGAACGGAAGAAGCTAGCAGAGCAGAGGCCAGCTCAAGAGATGAAGCAAGAAAAGTAGCGGCTAAAAAAGCTTCCGATGAAGCAGCAGCGAAGGCAAAGTTGGCATCGGATAAATTGGCAGCAGCCAGAGCAGCTGAAGCAGCGCTTGAAAAGAGAAAAGAAGACGACAAGAAAGCAGCGGAATCCAAGGCTATGACGAATTTCGGAGTTTCCACTGCAGCCGGAAATAATTTTGCGGAAAACAGAGGAAGGTTAGGTTTTCCTGTTGATAAAGGACAGATTACCCACCGATTCGGAAGGCAGCCCCATCCGGTATTCAAAAATATTGTTGAGGAAAATAATGGGATTAAAATCTCCGTTCCCGCCGGTACACGGGCCAAGTGTGTCTTCCCGGGATCAGTTTCCTCGGTATTGGCCAATAATGACGGAACCAAAACTGTCATCGTAAAACACGGAACCTATTTTACCATATATTCAAACCTAGGAAGCGTAAATGTCTCCAAAGGCCAGCAGGTTTCTGCAGGCACGCCTGTAGGGACTGTAGGACAGGATTTTGACGGATCTTATACCCTTGATTTTCAGGTATGGAGCGGAAGTACTCCGGTTGATCCGTTAGGTTGGGTTTCTTACTAA